Proteins encoded together in one Bombiscardovia nodaiensis window:
- a CDS encoding phosphoribosyltransferase, with translation MNALTQVDRFGPGFLGLLNMCGNLLLPRACAGCDRPDCVLCPSCAALFQQTESFPAPGYACGSGYACAVYAGPVRQAILGWKDHGDEEVGAQLARAIARLAVSLRPLYERVSLPDLVIVPAPSSAASMRRRGRAHLRPLAQAVAHQLTAVGLPAQAQLALTMSAVKGKAVELHSSSARARRVSGHIQVKAGSQIAGRSVIVVDDIVTTGSTLRQCGAALSGAGARPILSLALARAGRHQASTDLL, from the coding sequence ATGAATGCTCTGACTCAAGTAGACAGGTTTGGCCCGGGCTTCCTTGGCCTCCTCAACATGTGCGGCAATCTCCTACTGCCGCGTGCCTGCGCGGGCTGTGACCGGCCTGACTGTGTACTCTGCCCCTCCTGTGCGGCTCTCTTCCAGCAAACTGAGTCTTTTCCTGCACCTGGATATGCTTGTGGGAGCGGTTACGCCTGTGCCGTCTATGCCGGGCCAGTCCGTCAGGCTATCCTGGGTTGGAAGGACCACGGCGACGAGGAGGTAGGGGCTCAGCTAGCTCGAGCAATAGCTAGATTAGCGGTCAGCTTAAGGCCCCTGTATGAGCGAGTTAGCTTACCGGACCTGGTGATTGTCCCCGCACCCTCCTCTGCTGCTTCCATGCGCCGGCGGGGGAGGGCCCACTTGCGCCCGCTCGCGCAAGCTGTGGCTCACCAGCTGACTGCCGTTGGCCTACCAGCCCAGGCCCAACTAGCCCTGACTATGAGCGCTGTAAAGGGTAAGGCAGTAGAACTGCATAGCTCCAGTGCTCGCGCTCGCAGGGTGAGCGGGCATATTCAGGTCAAGGCGGGTAGCCAGATAGCTGGCAGGAGTGTCATTGTAGTCGACGATATTGTGACTACTGGTTCTACCCTGCGCCAGTGTGGGGCTGCTCTGAGTGGAGCTGGAGCCCGGCCGATACTGTCCTTAGCCCTCGCTCGGGCCGGTCGGCACCAGGCCTCTACGGACCTCCTGTGA
- a CDS encoding transcriptional regulator: protein MTSHKKDSHTLPNVGGKASLGPRHSLGFRVSHRVRSGIAIVLCALVAFTASFISAAAIETMGIINIVQIPKRPNEKQREPEDIYKGKALNILVLGQDTREGAGNEAIGGGAPDEAGNHQSDTAMVAQISADRTYINLVPIPRDSMVNAPACVTSKGDTIAARRYVMFNSIFALGYQEGGDIASAASCSLTAVNTLTGLDIQQFVVADFNGMKDMIDALGGVDICIPVNTQDDYTGLDLRKGLQHLDGTSATQYARMRHGTGTDGSDIMRTTRQQYLVKTLMNEAHSKEVYSNFGKLYQLAKTSLSALQLSEGLGNLGTLYGLADSLKNIDSTHIYSRTLPVDPDPNNPKARVVWAKGAQDVWETLKAEKPLTDDHMYKDNAADPSASATENAQTSEQDGTQAPSSTPAQPAPDPKTGLIEQNGQLIDPVTGGIVDPEDGSIRDANSGQYIGIADRYLSATVCAVPAQK from the coding sequence GTGACCTCACACAAGAAGGATAGCCACACCCTACCCAATGTTGGCGGCAAAGCGAGCCTGGGCCCCCGTCACTCGCTGGGCTTCCGCGTCTCCCACCGTGTACGTTCGGGCATCGCTATTGTCTTGTGCGCCCTCGTCGCCTTCACCGCCTCCTTCATCAGCGCGGCCGCTATTGAAACCATGGGCATTATCAATATTGTTCAGATACCCAAGCGGCCCAACGAAAAACAACGAGAGCCGGAAGACATCTACAAGGGCAAGGCGCTCAACATCCTGGTTTTGGGGCAGGACACCCGTGAGGGAGCTGGCAACGAGGCCATCGGTGGTGGCGCTCCAGACGAAGCCGGCAACCACCAGTCCGACACTGCCATGGTTGCGCAAATTTCTGCCGACCGCACCTATATCAACCTTGTGCCTATCCCCCGCGACTCCATGGTCAACGCTCCAGCTTGCGTCACCAGTAAAGGTGACACCATTGCAGCCCGTCGCTATGTGATGTTCAATTCTATTTTCGCCCTGGGATACCAGGAGGGCGGCGACATAGCTTCGGCTGCCTCCTGCTCACTGACAGCAGTCAATACCTTAACTGGCTTAGACATTCAACAGTTTGTAGTCGCCGACTTCAACGGTATGAAAGACATGATTGATGCCCTGGGTGGCGTTGATATCTGCATACCAGTTAACACTCAAGACGATTACACCGGTTTGGACCTGCGCAAGGGCCTACAGCACTTGGACGGCACATCGGCCACCCAATACGCCAGAATGCGGCACGGCACCGGCACCGACGGCTCGGACATTATGCGCACTACCCGCCAGCAGTATCTGGTCAAAACGCTGATGAATGAAGCCCACAGCAAGGAGGTCTACTCGAACTTTGGCAAGCTCTACCAGTTAGCCAAGACGTCGCTCTCTGCCCTGCAACTGAGTGAGGGACTGGGCAACTTGGGCACCCTGTACGGCCTGGCGGACAGCCTCAAGAACATTGATTCGACCCATATCTATTCCCGCACCCTGCCTGTGGACCCCGATCCCAACAACCCCAAGGCACGAGTGGTGTGGGCAAAAGGCGCCCAAGATGTGTGGGAGACGCTCAAGGCAGAAAAGCCGCTGACCGACGACCACATGTACAAGGACAACGCTGCAGATCCGAGCGCCAGTGCCACTGAGAATGCACAGACGAGCGAACAGGACGGCACGCAAGCCCCCTCCAGCACTCCTGCACAGCCTGCTCCAGACCCCAAGACTGGGCTCATCGAGCAAAATGGTCAGCTCATTGACCCCGTTACCGGCGGCATTGTGGACCCCGAAGACGGCAGTATTCGTGACGCCAACTCCGGGCAGTACATCGGAATAGCCGATCGCTACCTGTCTGCCACTGTTTGTGCCGTTCCTGCGCAGAAATAA
- the umuC gene encoding DNA polymerase V subunit UmuC, which translates to MSDSHTIQDSLDGHTKLTPQFVLADANSFFASCECVFDPRLADQPVVVLSNNDGCVVARSPAAKRLGITNGTPWFKIREQAERDGVIARSSNYELYASLSHRMMSIMEDFLPEQEVYSIDECFMVSLWDDKRTQEICARLRESVLQNVGIPVSVGIAPTKTLAKVANHWAKSHPSSAGITLWQQVVEDFGDQALASVPIGDVWGVGRRLTKKLESMGIVTALDLRNADPTVMRRRFSVLLERTVLELRGIPAIESEESANNGVRTNQILCSRMFSQPVFTYETLCQALSVYAQKACARLRHQGSLCSQVRAFCSTSPYSPYRYTASSHTVQLEDPSDDPIVITQAARTALAGRIDPHAPYIRAGVVLLDLQDARSYQTLEGLDARRDPGLGTALEEATRRFGPFRVGIGYGGVRGKGRQDSDTGGKWAMNRQMLSARPTTRWDEMVTVLAQ; encoded by the coding sequence ATGTCTGATTCACATACAATTCAAGACTCGCTCGACGGGCACACCAAGCTCACGCCACAGTTCGTACTCGCCGATGCGAATTCATTTTTTGCCTCCTGCGAGTGCGTATTCGACCCCCGCCTGGCAGACCAACCAGTCGTGGTGCTCTCCAACAACGACGGCTGCGTCGTAGCGCGCAGCCCTGCCGCTAAGCGCTTAGGCATTACCAATGGCACCCCTTGGTTCAAAATTCGAGAACAGGCCGAGCGGGACGGTGTCATCGCCCGCAGCTCCAACTATGAGCTCTATGCCTCCCTCTCCCACCGCATGATGTCGATTATGGAAGACTTCCTACCTGAGCAAGAAGTCTATTCGATCGACGAATGCTTTATGGTGAGCTTGTGGGACGATAAACGCACACAAGAAATTTGTGCCCGCCTGCGCGAAAGCGTCCTACAAAATGTGGGAATCCCTGTCAGTGTGGGCATTGCACCTACTAAAACGCTGGCTAAGGTGGCCAACCACTGGGCCAAGAGCCACCCATCTTCAGCCGGTATTACCCTCTGGCAGCAGGTCGTCGAGGACTTCGGCGACCAGGCTCTAGCCTCGGTGCCCATCGGCGACGTGTGGGGCGTAGGCCGCCGATTGACCAAAAAATTGGAGAGCATGGGTATCGTAACGGCCCTAGACCTGCGCAATGCGGATCCAACGGTGATGAGACGGCGCTTTTCAGTGCTCCTAGAGCGCACTGTGCTCGAATTACGGGGAATACCTGCTATAGAGAGCGAAGAGAGCGCCAACAATGGGGTGCGCACCAATCAGATTTTGTGCTCGCGCATGTTCTCCCAACCAGTGTTCACCTATGAAACCTTGTGCCAGGCGCTGAGCGTGTACGCGCAAAAAGCTTGCGCCCGCCTACGGCATCAGGGCAGCTTATGCTCCCAGGTGCGCGCCTTTTGCTCCACAAGCCCTTACTCCCCTTACCGGTATACGGCTTCCAGTCACACCGTTCAGCTGGAAGACCCCTCGGACGACCCCATCGTCATTACGCAGGCAGCTCGTACCGCTCTGGCCGGTCGGATTGATCCCCATGCTCCCTACATTCGGGCCGGAGTGGTGCTCTTGGACCTCCAAGATGCCCGCAGTTACCAGACCTTAGAGGGGCTCGATGCCCGCCGTGATCCAGGGCTCGGCACAGCCCTAGAGGAAGCAACACGCCGCTTCGGCCCCTTCCGCGTAGGCATTGGCTACGGTGGCGTGCGCGGCAAAGGTCGGCAAGACAGCGACACCGGTGGCAAGTGGGCCATGAACCGACAGATGCTCTCCGCTCGTCCTACTACCCGCTGGGATGAGATGGTCACCGTCCTCGCCCAGTAG
- a CDS encoding membrane protein, whose translation MRTLEPMSLPTSTFSDVQQVLAHTLAAHPHASQQEVDASVAALITVERDLTYMPQTLAAVFDQRVLPAVVVIADCSGNTKEPLYSSFELDPLPGRAGALRKVSIEIVRAHGASSFGDAVRRALGYARLPASVRALWLLHDDSKPLGTSCLETLVETWRDTPTASVLGAKQMDWEGCGLHNVGYYAYQGRLNSLVVDGEPDQEQYDARQDVFAVSVTGALVPLQTLSSLSGLGHWSGTFGQSADFCRRVCLSGGRVVVVPGAAIGHYRARYEGFRSKSDDEGQARDPRDSSMQVIDAREGYCYAGHRLATWPMLWVLRLFLALWLAVTRLVSKHPYAAVCELCSPWRVLARLPRLISARRHLAQVTTTGMGQLESLELSRLQVKQWRMRQRAYEDQLNHPLLNNLARAHLRHQRTIRVYWALGMVALVCAFAAVSSWNLLKDLFAGGSLHSNYLLPSAASLSQLAQAATVPWTWGVGLGAPSAPTPFLLLLLPVAVLTGGHIDLAMALLLLVSLPLSALSFWALAGIFTRSNPIRVLSGLLWTALAFALPMYSDGDVPNLLVMAFMPAAFAFTFRAVGMYYTEQPSQPHPSARNAACAALCFTVIVLAEPQLLLALVVVFIFFIALVVSHRTMLMLIPLPAALAMAPTLVNTVGHWSEGTWRQLFGDVMLTSSQRFGQPRASSLSQLVASLLGLHIEGSPQQWLEINAWPQIAALLALLTIGVIALISLCLPSISRVSRLMWFLAIVGSALALVSTGLAVGVDWGGPVAGSPLPGLLLALLGLLACVSMMAGGAVRPFATLNVRRQSGYHAYAALDNRTTAAQVAAEAGQALAQDPALVSSQGNFARLRHNWSWKRCARGFLAVVLLAVLAASSASGFMLAQHMNVRAGNGGLPMVAVDYIQHSDRHRILALGSTREGQVGFQAMRTGRGDLVDVSASAQALRLSGQANQTDRDLASAAAALMASPDADAIAAISRLGFAGIFVPAGQEQSSGGQSSNTVDALTTNITASDGVQQVVASPSGTYFRITLVDADQQGVDTAGQQAAANLWWRPVWLWSLSVVLVAYALVALPRWSWVEGS comes from the coding sequence ATGCGTACACTTGAGCCTATGAGTTTGCCCACTTCTACCTTTAGCGATGTCCAGCAGGTCCTCGCTCACACCTTAGCTGCCCACCCCCATGCCAGCCAGCAGGAAGTGGACGCGTCCGTAGCAGCCCTCATCACGGTTGAACGTGATTTGACGTATATGCCGCAGACGCTTGCTGCTGTGTTTGACCAACGAGTGCTACCGGCAGTGGTTGTAATAGCCGACTGCTCCGGCAATACTAAGGAACCCCTCTATTCGAGTTTTGAGCTCGACCCGTTGCCAGGAAGAGCGGGAGCCCTGCGCAAGGTCAGTATTGAAATCGTGCGCGCGCATGGGGCCTCGTCCTTCGGTGATGCGGTTCGCCGTGCCCTCGGCTATGCCCGTCTGCCGGCGAGTGTACGGGCCCTGTGGCTCTTGCATGACGACTCGAAGCCGCTGGGGACTTCGTGCTTGGAGACCTTAGTGGAGACCTGGCGTGACACCCCAACAGCCTCGGTGCTCGGGGCTAAGCAGATGGACTGGGAGGGCTGTGGGCTACACAATGTGGGCTACTATGCCTATCAAGGCAGGCTCAACAGCCTAGTCGTCGACGGCGAGCCGGATCAGGAGCAGTACGATGCTCGTCAAGACGTGTTCGCGGTGTCTGTGACTGGCGCGCTCGTGCCCTTGCAGACCTTGTCTAGCCTATCGGGCTTAGGGCACTGGTCAGGTACTTTTGGCCAGTCCGCTGATTTTTGCCGCCGCGTGTGTTTGTCCGGTGGGCGCGTGGTCGTGGTGCCGGGCGCAGCTATCGGCCACTACCGGGCGCGCTACGAGGGCTTCCGGTCAAAATCTGACGATGAGGGGCAGGCACGGGATCCGCGCGACAGCTCTATGCAGGTGATTGATGCTCGGGAAGGCTACTGTTACGCTGGGCATCGCCTGGCGACCTGGCCCATGCTGTGGGTCTTGCGCCTATTCCTGGCTCTGTGGTTGGCGGTCACTCGGCTGGTCTCCAAACATCCGTATGCAGCCGTGTGCGAGTTGTGCAGCCCCTGGCGGGTGCTGGCCCGTCTGCCTCGACTGATTTCGGCCAGGCGGCATCTGGCGCAGGTGACAACCACGGGCATGGGTCAGTTGGAGTCCTTGGAACTCTCTCGTCTGCAGGTGAAGCAGTGGCGAATGCGCCAGCGGGCCTACGAGGATCAGCTCAACCATCCGCTACTCAACAACCTGGCTCGTGCTCACCTTCGCCACCAGCGCACGATTCGTGTGTACTGGGCGCTGGGCATGGTGGCGCTCGTGTGTGCCTTTGCGGCCGTGAGCTCCTGGAATCTCTTGAAAGACCTCTTTGCGGGTGGCTCCCTCCACTCCAATTATCTGCTCCCCTCGGCAGCTTCGCTCTCCCAACTGGCCCAAGCGGCTACAGTTCCTTGGACCTGGGGGGTAGGTCTGGGAGCCCCGTCTGCTCCTACGCCCTTCCTTCTCTTGCTGCTGCCGGTGGCGGTACTTACTGGCGGTCATATTGACCTGGCTATGGCCCTGCTCCTGCTTGTTTCACTTCCCCTGTCCGCGCTCTCGTTCTGGGCTCTCGCTGGTATTTTCACCCGCTCCAACCCCATTCGCGTGCTTTCTGGCTTGCTCTGGACAGCTCTGGCTTTCGCTCTGCCCATGTACAGCGATGGCGACGTACCTAATCTGCTCGTCATGGCTTTCATGCCTGCTGCCTTCGCTTTCACCTTCCGGGCCGTGGGTATGTATTACACTGAGCAGCCTTCCCAGCCTCACCCTTCGGCCAGAAATGCCGCCTGTGCTGCGCTGTGCTTCACGGTCATTGTCTTGGCTGAACCCCAGCTCTTGCTGGCGCTCGTCGTGGTCTTCATCTTCTTTATCGCGCTCGTGGTCAGTCACCGCACTATGTTGATGCTGATTCCTCTGCCTGCCGCGCTCGCTATGGCTCCAACTCTGGTCAATACCGTCGGCCATTGGAGTGAAGGCACCTGGCGGCAGCTTTTCGGTGATGTCATGCTCACCTCGTCGCAGCGTTTTGGGCAGCCACGGGCCAGCAGTCTGTCTCAACTCGTAGCCTCCCTGCTGGGCTTGCACATCGAAGGCAGCCCCCAGCAGTGGCTGGAAATCAACGCTTGGCCACAGATCGCTGCCCTGCTCGCCCTCTTGACTATCGGTGTGATTGCTCTGATCAGCCTGTGCCTGCCTTCAATCTCAAGGGTTTCGCGCCTGATGTGGTTCCTGGCCATCGTTGGTTCAGCTCTCGCCCTGGTCTCTACTGGCTTGGCCGTTGGAGTCGATTGGGGCGGTCCGGTGGCTGGCTCACCCCTGCCTGGTTTGCTCCTCGCCCTGCTCGGGTTGCTCGCCTGCGTTTCGATGATGGCCGGGGGAGCGGTGAGACCATTCGCCACGCTCAATGTCCGTCGGCAGAGCGGCTACCATGCCTATGCAGCCCTTGACAATCGTACGACGGCTGCACAGGTGGCTGCCGAAGCTGGCCAGGCCTTGGCGCAAGACCCTGCTCTGGTCAGCAGCCAAGGAAATTTCGCCCGCCTGCGTCACAACTGGTCTTGGAAACGCTGTGCTCGTGGCTTTTTGGCTGTGGTGCTCTTGGCTGTGCTTGCAGCCTCGAGTGCTAGTGGGTTTATGCTGGCGCAGCATATGAATGTGCGAGCGGGCAATGGGGGCCTGCCCATGGTGGCCGTCGATTATATCCAGCATTCGGACCGGCACCGGATTCTGGCTCTCGGTTCGACCCGAGAGGGACAGGTCGGCTTCCAGGCCATGCGAACTGGCAGGGGGGACTTGGTCGACGTATCTGCCTCGGCTCAGGCTCTGCGTTTGTCGGGACAGGCTAACCAAACGGATCGTGATTTGGCTTCTGCCGCGGCCGCCTTGATGGCGAGTCCGGATGCAGACGCTATAGCCGCAATCAGCCGCTTAGGTTTTGCTGGCATTTTTGTGCCGGCCGGGCAGGAACAGTCGTCGGGCGGTCAGTCCTCGAACACGGTTGACGCGCTGACGACCAATATCACAGCTTCGGATGGTGTTCAGCAGGTGGTAGCCAGCCCCTCGGGAACGTATTTCCGCATTACGCTGGTGGATGCTGATCAGCAGGGTGTTGACACCGCCGGTCAGCAAGCTGCAGCTAACTTATGGTGGCGTCCAGTCTGGCTGTGGTCTCTATCGGTGGTACTGGTCGCCTATGCTCTGGTGGCATTGCCCCGCTGGTCGTGGGTAGAAGGGAGTTGA
- a CDS encoding cell division protein FtsK yields MAVQGRWLFALFFAPSAVATLALVVSSYWTERQEREQPSGEHRQLGTSKTLPASESDQAQALSSQVRQLETRPLEDFLPAHQAVEAGGALWQGIVHSWLVAAGSTHPEVSQADSTPYDALMGSTANGVLHIDLPLQGPHALVAGTTGSGKSAFLQDWCLALACQLPPSRLNFVFLDFKGGSAFSQLSRLPHTVGFVSDLNLEAAARAIEGIERELKRREELVASQGLGDTRDLNPEPARLIVVIDEFQALSQQLPDYMDHLVQLASLGRSLGMNLIACTQNPMGQVNAHMRANMNLSICLRVKDSMQSKELLGSSCAALIKPREPGAGFYQDGERLVAFRCAYCKQPEAVVDQVLLASHCYGSASASPLFTPALPTSVSSGQLNTPQAVNTWDDGHPLLCIGLADDGVLWHPCRLPVTGNIAIIGGLGRGKSNLLELIREQLLDLYAHTPGQRSPPGVRMSSYQAGELKEVEVRLPHSGSPRHPTWAYEGKTSKPPAGQLRGSPTLLPPPAPYSVWLIDAADQLMDPLCQDRTAQQVSQALQDPRVCVILALESARLVRKPELFSSQIVFPSGQQSQDLLSGIPTVLLRRLGEQVGSIPGRAVLMSAGQAQQIQCSERRNFAPRP; encoded by the coding sequence ATGGCGGTGCAGGGCCGCTGGCTCTTTGCCTTGTTCTTTGCACCCAGCGCCGTCGCTACCTTGGCCCTAGTAGTCAGCAGCTACTGGACCGAACGCCAGGAGCGCGAGCAGCCCTCTGGTGAGCACCGGCAGCTAGGAACCAGCAAGACACTTCCTGCGAGCGAGTCTGACCAGGCACAAGCCCTGAGTTCGCAAGTTAGACAGTTGGAAACGAGACCCTTAGAGGATTTTCTCCCAGCCCACCAAGCTGTCGAGGCCGGTGGAGCACTCTGGCAAGGCATTGTCCACAGCTGGCTGGTCGCCGCAGGCAGTACCCACCCGGAAGTCAGCCAAGCTGACAGCACTCCTTACGATGCCCTTATGGGCAGCACAGCCAACGGCGTTCTACACATAGACCTTCCCCTTCAGGGCCCGCACGCGCTCGTAGCTGGCACCACCGGATCAGGAAAGTCCGCATTCTTGCAAGACTGGTGCCTGGCCCTGGCCTGCCAGCTGCCACCCAGCCGCCTGAATTTCGTCTTTTTGGACTTCAAAGGAGGTTCGGCCTTCAGTCAGCTCAGCCGCTTGCCCCACACTGTGGGCTTCGTCTCCGACCTTAACTTGGAAGCCGCCGCCCGGGCCATCGAAGGTATCGAACGCGAGCTGAAACGCCGGGAGGAGCTGGTAGCCAGTCAGGGACTTGGCGACACCCGCGATCTCAACCCTGAGCCAGCCCGACTCATCGTCGTGATTGACGAATTTCAGGCTCTGAGCCAGCAACTGCCTGACTACATGGATCATCTGGTCCAGCTGGCCTCCCTAGGCCGGTCCCTGGGTATGAACTTGATTGCCTGCACCCAGAATCCCATGGGACAGGTCAACGCCCACATGCGAGCCAACATGAACCTGTCCATCTGCTTACGGGTCAAGGACTCTATGCAGTCCAAGGAACTCTTGGGATCCTCCTGCGCGGCCCTCATCAAACCTCGGGAACCAGGAGCCGGCTTTTACCAGGACGGAGAACGACTAGTAGCTTTCCGCTGCGCCTACTGCAAGCAACCCGAAGCAGTAGTTGACCAGGTACTCCTCGCCAGCCACTGCTACGGATCCGCGAGCGCCAGTCCCCTCTTTACTCCCGCTCTACCCACGAGCGTCAGCAGCGGGCAGCTCAACACGCCTCAGGCGGTAAATACCTGGGACGATGGTCACCCTCTCCTCTGTATCGGCTTGGCAGACGACGGCGTTCTCTGGCACCCCTGCCGACTGCCGGTGACCGGCAACATCGCCATCATCGGCGGTTTAGGACGAGGCAAAAGCAACTTGCTGGAGCTCATTCGCGAGCAGCTACTCGACTTGTATGCGCATACGCCAGGTCAGCGCAGTCCTCCTGGCGTGAGAATGAGCTCCTACCAGGCGGGAGAACTCAAGGAGGTAGAGGTCAGGCTCCCCCACTCTGGCAGCCCTAGGCACCCCACTTGGGCATACGAGGGTAAGACCTCGAAACCGCCAGCCGGGCAGCTCAGAGGCAGCCCTACACTGCTTCCACCACCAGCCCCCTACAGCGTCTGGCTGATAGATGCAGCCGACCAGCTGATGGACCCCCTGTGCCAGGATCGCACCGCCCAGCAGGTCAGCCAAGCCCTCCAAGACCCGCGAGTGTGCGTGATTCTAGCTCTTGAGTCGGCCCGCCTGGTACGCAAGCCTGAACTCTTCAGCTCTCAGATCGTCTTCCCCAGTGGCCAGCAGTCTCAGGACCTGCTGTCCGGTATTCCTACCGTCCTTTTGCGGCGTTTAGGCGAGCAAGTGGGGTCCATACCAGGGCGAGCCGTCTTGATGAGCGCTGGTCAAGCACAACAAATACAGTGCTCTGAAAGAAGAAATTTCGCTCCTAGACCTTGA
- a CDS encoding haloacid dehalogenase → MSMSAHEPLVVPSWRQQDLAAICRRAQVLAFDLDTTLARSKTRMTPAMAVQFAAMTHLRPVAIISGGRFEQFRDQVLAALPADTDMSQLHLMPTSGTRYYRWDGSQFQQVYAHDLSLADRQAAMASLERRARQLGAWEEQTWGPRLEDRGSQITFSALGQQAPVDAKEAWDPGNEKKNALAAAVARDLPHLQVRSGGSTSVDISAQGIDKAYAVRQLAQILQRPVDSMVFVGDRMDPDGNDYPAAQAGTMALRVSEPDDTLELLRTMEPLLRG, encoded by the coding sequence ATGAGTATGAGCGCTCATGAGCCGTTAGTGGTGCCCTCTTGGAGGCAGCAGGATTTGGCGGCTATCTGCCGGAGGGCGCAAGTTCTAGCTTTTGATCTAGACACCACACTGGCCCGCTCTAAAACCCGCATGACCCCAGCGATGGCCGTCCAATTTGCGGCTATGACGCACTTGAGGCCCGTAGCTATCATCTCTGGTGGGCGCTTTGAGCAATTCCGTGACCAGGTGCTCGCAGCCCTGCCGGCGGATACTGATATGAGTCAGCTGCATCTCATGCCCACTTCTGGCACCCGCTACTACCGTTGGGACGGCAGTCAATTCCAGCAGGTGTATGCTCACGATTTAAGCCTGGCAGACCGGCAGGCTGCAATGGCTAGTTTGGAGCGTCGAGCCCGGCAGCTGGGCGCTTGGGAGGAGCAAACGTGGGGGCCACGTCTGGAAGACCGGGGCAGCCAGATCACCTTCTCAGCCCTCGGTCAGCAGGCGCCGGTAGATGCCAAGGAGGCTTGGGATCCGGGCAATGAAAAGAAAAATGCGCTTGCAGCTGCGGTAGCCCGAGATCTGCCCCACTTACAGGTGCGATCGGGAGGGTCTACCAGCGTGGATATTTCTGCTCAGGGGATTGATAAGGCTTATGCGGTTCGCCAGTTGGCGCAAATCTTGCAGCGGCCAGTGGACAGCATGGTGTTTGTGGGCGACCGCATGGATCCTGATGGCAATGACTATCCAGCTGCTCAAGCAGGCACTATGGCCCTGCGGGTGAGTGAGCCTGATGACACCCTGGAGTTGCTGCGCACCATGGAGCCTTTACTGCGGGGCTGA